In the genome of Gloeotrichia echinulata CP02, one region contains:
- a CDS encoding type IV pilus biogenesis protein PilM, which produces MVRNLKSLFGKSNQGVGIELASERVNIVQIRKQRQNLKIEALTSVEVPEGLITDGQIADPPEMAQLIQQALSNSKIKASRVATGLPGRDSIVRLIPVPAELDDQELRDMVLNHEAGLYLPYPREEADVDYQKLGYFIDEDGIEKVQVLLVATRKEVTDTYISTFQQAGLQIHVLEINSFALIRTIRDQLRQFGPQEAAVLVDIEFDSSEIAIIVNGVPQFSRTVPIGMYQMQAALSKAMSLPISRDLELLHSLTIPTTALDGGSTGMSEINPGMASVLRVLSELTDELRRSIDFYLNQSENLEIAQIFLAGPGGGLQQLDEFFTQRLSLPTTQIDPIGSLSLEVDAEKYPVQQRTGLAIVLGLGMREV; this is translated from the coding sequence GTGGTGAGAAACTTAAAAAGTTTGTTTGGGAAATCTAATCAAGGGGTCGGTATCGAACTTGCATCTGAACGGGTGAACATAGTTCAGATACGTAAACAGCGCCAAAACTTAAAAATAGAAGCTTTAACATCGGTAGAAGTTCCAGAAGGGCTAATCACTGATGGTCAAATAGCTGACCCCCCAGAAATGGCTCAATTAATACAGCAGGCGCTGTCCAACAGTAAAATCAAGGCTTCTCGTGTTGCTACTGGTTTACCGGGGCGGGATTCAATTGTGCGTCTCATCCCAGTTCCAGCAGAATTAGATGATCAAGAACTGCGCGATATGGTGTTAAACCATGAAGCCGGCTTATATTTACCCTATCCTCGTGAAGAAGCTGATGTAGATTATCAGAAACTTGGGTATTTTATTGATGAGGATGGCATTGAGAAAGTACAAGTACTGCTAGTAGCCACCCGCAAGGAGGTGACAGATACATATATCAGTACATTTCAGCAAGCAGGACTACAAATCCATGTTTTAGAGATTAACAGTTTTGCCCTGATTCGGACTATTCGTGACCAACTACGGCAATTTGGACCCCAAGAAGCTGCTGTGCTAGTTGATATTGAGTTTGACAGTTCAGAAATTGCCATCATTGTCAACGGAGTGCCGCAATTTTCGCGCACCGTGCCAATTGGCATGTATCAAATGCAAGCAGCCCTCTCAAAGGCGATGAGTTTACCGATATCGCGAGATCTCGAACTTTTACACAGTCTGACGATTCCCACAACAGCCTTAGATGGAGGGAGTACAGGGATGTCAGAAATTAATCCTGGTATGGCATCTGTTTTAAGAGTTCTAAGTGAACTTACGGATGAACTGCGCCGTTCTATCGATTTTTACCTAAATCAAAGTGAAAATTTGGAGATAGCACAGATTTTTCTCGCAGGTCCAGGGGGTGGACTACAACAGCTAGATGAGTTTTTCACCCAACGCTTGAGTTTACCAACTACTCAAATTGATCCAATAGGGTCTTTGTCCTTAGAAGTAGATGCGGAAAAATACCCAGTCCAACAACGTACTGGTTTAGCAATAGTCCTTGGTCTAGGAATGCGAGAGGTCTAA
- a CDS encoding sugar ABC transporter substrate-binding protein, whose product MFKFHKFPRLTLFVLLGLFTTWVVSCSTGNINSSKNQATTGAAKIEFWTMQLQPQFTDYFKSLIANFESQNQDIKVNWVDIPWTAMQNKILTAVSAKTPPDVVNLNPDFASQLAGRNAWLDLDTKVPNDVQSSYLANIWKASTLNGKSFGIPWYLTTRLTIYNTDLLKKAGITNPPTTYTELAQVAQQIKDKTGKYAFFVTFVPQDSGEVLESFVQMGVTLVDAEGKAAFNTEKGKAAFQYWIDLYKKGLLPKEALTQGHRHAIDLYQAGETAFLASGPEFLKTISINAPKIAQASAIAPQLSGDTGKKNVAVMNIVIPRDTKNPDAAVKFALFVTNDENQLSFAKAANVLPSTNKALADSYFTQVPASASTLEKARVMTAKQLQQAEVLIPTLKDIKKLQKAIYENLQAGMLGQKTVDKAVEDAAQQWNNR is encoded by the coding sequence ATGTTTAAATTTCATAAATTCCCAAGACTGACCCTTTTTGTACTGCTTGGCTTATTTACCACCTGGGTTGTAAGTTGTAGCACAGGTAACATTAACAGCAGCAAAAATCAGGCTACTACAGGTGCAGCAAAAATCGAGTTTTGGACAATGCAACTCCAGCCTCAATTTACTGACTACTTCAAAAGTCTAATCGCCAATTTTGAATCGCAAAATCAAGATATAAAGGTTAACTGGGTTGATATACCTTGGACAGCTATGCAGAACAAAATTTTAACAGCTGTATCCGCAAAAACTCCACCTGATGTTGTCAACCTCAACCCAGATTTTGCTTCCCAATTGGCTGGGAGAAATGCTTGGTTAGACTTGGATACGAAAGTCCCAAATGATGTACAGTCCTCCTATCTGGCGAATATCTGGAAAGCTAGCACGCTCAATGGCAAAAGTTTTGGTATTCCTTGGTACCTCACTACACGGTTAACTATTTATAACACCGATTTATTAAAAAAAGCAGGTATCACTAACCCTCCAACTACTTACACAGAATTAGCACAAGTAGCCCAACAAATAAAAGATAAAACTGGCAAGTATGCATTTTTTGTAACTTTTGTCCCACAAGATTCTGGTGAAGTTTTGGAATCTTTTGTGCAGATGGGAGTTACTTTGGTAGATGCAGAAGGTAAAGCAGCATTTAATACCGAAAAAGGCAAAGCAGCTTTTCAGTATTGGATAGATTTATACAAGAAAGGACTACTGCCAAAAGAAGCATTAACCCAAGGACATCGCCACGCGATAGATTTATACCAAGCTGGAGAAACAGCCTTTCTGGCCTCAGGACCAGAGTTTCTCAAAACAATATCCATTAATGCGCCAAAAATTGCTCAAGCTTCGGCGATCGCACCCCAACTCAGCGGGGACACAGGTAAGAAAAACGTCGCCGTTATGAATATAGTTATCCCCCGCGACACCAAAAACCCAGACGCAGCCGTTAAATTTGCCCTTTTTGTCACCAATGACGAAAACCAACTATCCTTTGCGAAAGCCGCCAACGTTTTACCTTCCACAAACAAAGCACTTGCTGATAGCTATTTTACACAAGTTCCAGCTTCGGCTTCAACACTAGAAAAGGCAAGAGTTATGACTGCTAAACAACTGCAACAAGCAGAAGTATTAATCCCCACATTGAAGGATATCAAGAAACTGCAAAAAGCAATTTATGAGAACTTGCAAGCAGGAATGTTAGGGCAAAAAACAGTAGATAAAGCTGTAGAAGATGCCGCACAACAATGGAATAATCGTTAG
- a CDS encoding AMIN domain-containing protein, giving the protein MKQIHGNLLISSVAACVLLASQPVLAATTQITEVKLNQFDGGLSVALTTSSGERPQVFTTKKGKSSVADLINTQLRLPQGNSFRQENPAPGIALVEIVQLDANSIRVVVTGSNDAPTSEPVVRKQNGITLSFTPTAGSIASKPTQPPSRPTTAPTATPSPPGKKPDVLVPNPVVTIDGKPADPAGMSQPISQAPPFLPRAVAPPVGDIAVSNTDASPSTIDLGTQERVPRLVLRDAPVRDVLSLLARAAGLNLAYVNSDPSAGGQPGATPNNASQTISLDIQNEPVQDVFNYVLRLSGLEANRSGRTLFVGPKLPNSTRDTVMRNLRLNQVTVGVALNFLVGLGAESAISRERLVTSVNAVPVGGAANVAVTQTQTTTESKLETQRVEFKDSNPLLRGLQALGDERTNSVTLIGPQRLLDIAIAQLTQLDIRRRQVAINVKIIDVNLLGTQDYNSSFSFGLGNNYFSNDGGAATFNFGGSRPASASEVANSVTSTPVIKNPITGAPFYDPNSSVSIPGTIPGTTVVKDGTTTITQSAGSRNFYTPIAPTGNGNPLQPGFSNITPATNNIVTYDADGKPVVSQGAIGTATTSLPSLYQFPKKLLASLQAQVTNGNAKILTDPTLTVQEGQEAVVKLTSEVYGGIKETSQGSSTGQNSQSSSTREPIIKEAGLTLSVKVERIDDNGFVSLSVAPTVSAPGGTASSPNGIITLLAARSLKSGLIRLRDGQTLILSGIIQDQDRATVSKIPILGDIPLLGSLFRKTSRTNERREVIVLLTPQVMDDSERSSYGYNYTPSPEVRQMLERRGLKFPGR; this is encoded by the coding sequence GTGAAACAGATTCACGGTAATCTTTTAATATCTAGTGTTGCGGCTTGTGTATTATTGGCATCTCAACCAGTGCTAGCAGCAACTACTCAAATTACTGAAGTCAAGCTAAATCAATTTGATGGTGGATTGAGTGTAGCTTTGACAACTTCTTCGGGAGAACGCCCGCAAGTTTTCACAACAAAAAAAGGTAAATCCTCAGTTGCCGATCTGATTAATACTCAACTACGTTTACCACAAGGTAATAGTTTTCGCCAAGAAAACCCCGCACCAGGAATTGCTTTAGTTGAGATAGTTCAGCTTGATGCAAATAGCATTCGGGTGGTGGTAACTGGAAGCAATGATGCTCCTACCAGTGAACCTGTGGTGCGAAAGCAAAACGGTATTACCCTCAGCTTTACGCCCACCGCTGGAAGCATCGCATCAAAACCAACACAACCGCCGTCAAGACCGACAACAGCGCCTACTGCTACCCCCTCCCCACCGGGTAAAAAACCCGATGTTCTCGTCCCTAACCCAGTAGTCACCATTGACGGTAAACCTGCAGACCCTGCTGGTATGAGCCAACCTATCAGCCAGGCGCCACCGTTCTTACCTAGAGCTGTCGCCCCACCTGTGGGAGATATTGCAGTTTCTAATACCGACGCTTCACCTAGCACCATTGACTTGGGTACTCAAGAACGGGTTCCCCGCTTAGTATTGCGAGATGCACCAGTCAGGGATGTTTTATCACTGCTAGCCCGCGCTGCAGGTTTAAATTTGGCTTATGTCAATAGTGACCCATCTGCAGGAGGTCAGCCAGGTGCTACTCCTAATAACGCCTCTCAAACTATCTCCCTAGATATACAAAACGAGCCTGTGCAAGATGTGTTTAACTACGTCTTGCGTTTGAGTGGTTTAGAAGCCAACCGCAGTGGTCGCACGCTGTTTGTCGGTCCAAAGTTACCCAACTCCACCCGTGATACAGTTATGCGTAACCTGCGACTTAATCAGGTAACGGTGGGAGTCGCTCTAAACTTTTTGGTGGGGTTGGGGGCGGAAAGTGCTATAAGCCGCGAACGACTTGTTACCAGCGTCAATGCTGTGCCTGTAGGTGGTGCGGCCAATGTCGCAGTTACTCAAACTCAGACAACGACAGAAAGCAAACTTGAAACTCAACGAGTTGAGTTTAAAGATTCTAACCCCTTACTCAGAGGTTTACAGGCATTAGGAGACGAACGTACCAATTCTGTCACTTTAATTGGGCCTCAACGGCTACTTGATATTGCGATCGCTCAATTAACTCAGCTTGATATCCGCCGTCGGCAAGTGGCAATTAATGTCAAAATTATCGATGTTAACCTCTTGGGAACCCAGGACTATAACAGTAGCTTTTCCTTTGGACTTGGTAATAACTACTTTAGCAATGATGGTGGTGCAGCAACTTTTAATTTTGGTGGTTCTAGACCAGCTAGTGCTTCGGAAGTTGCAAACAGTGTGACTAGTACACCTGTTATTAAGAATCCAATTACAGGAGCGCCTTTCTATGATCCAAATAGCTCTGTATCTATTCCTGGAACTATCCCAGGCACAACAGTAGTAAAAGATGGCACCACTACAATAACCCAAAGTGCAGGATCGCGGAATTTCTATACACCTATAGCTCCTACTGGAAATGGAAACCCTTTACAACCTGGCTTCAGTAATATCACCCCAGCAACTAATAATATTGTGACATATGATGCTGATGGCAAGCCAGTTGTATCACAAGGTGCTATTGGTACAGCTACGACATCTTTGCCTTCTCTATACCAGTTTCCCAAAAAACTTCTTGCTAGTTTGCAGGCTCAGGTGACAAATGGCAATGCCAAAATTTTGACTGACCCAACTCTGACAGTACAAGAAGGGCAGGAGGCCGTAGTCAAGTTAACCTCAGAAGTATATGGAGGGATAAAAGAAACATCACAAGGTTCATCGACAGGCCAAAACTCACAATCAAGCTCTACTCGTGAACCTATTATCAAGGAAGCAGGGCTAACTCTGTCTGTCAAAGTTGAGCGGATTGATGATAATGGTTTTGTTTCCTTGTCTGTTGCACCTACTGTGTCTGCACCTGGTGGTACAGCATCAAGTCCTAATGGTATTATTACTCTCTTAGCAGCAAGAAGTCTTAAATCCGGTTTAATTCGGCTCAGAGACGGACAAACATTAATTCTCTCAGGTATTATTCAAGACCAAGACCGAGCTACTGTTTCCAAGATTCCCATTTTGGGTGATATTCCCTTGCTCGGTTCGCTGTTTAGAAAGACAAGCAGAACCAATGAACGCAGAGAAGTAATTGTGTTGCTCACGCCTCAAGTGATGGATGACTCTGAGCGCTCATCTTATGGCTATAATTACACACCCAGCCCAGAGGTGCGGCAAATGCTTGAGCGTCGGGGTTTGAAGTTTCCTGGTAGGTAG
- a CDS encoding type II toxin-antitoxin system RelE/ParE family toxin: MKVFWTETAVNHLSSIYSYISHNSPQYAQRLVERLTHRSEQIALFPLSGRIVPEFETKQIREVIEGSYRIIYYIKPEQIDIIAVLHGSQQIKSIEEE; this comes from the coding sequence GTGAAAGTTTTTTGGACGGAAACAGCCGTTAATCATTTATCTTCGATTTATAGTTATATTTCTCATAACTCTCCCCAGTATGCACAAAGACTTGTTGAACGATTAACTCACCGGTCTGAACAGATAGCGCTGTTTCCTCTATCAGGTCGTATTGTTCCAGAATTTGAAACCAAGCAAATTCGAGAAGTCATTGAAGGCTCTTACCGCATTATTTATTATATTAAACCTGAACAAATTGATATTATCGCTGTCCTTCATGGTTCCCAGCAAATTAAATCTATAGAGGAAGAATAA
- a CDS encoding photosystem II protein Y yields the protein MDIDFRIAIVLAPIAVAAGWAVFNIGAAALQQIQTFLNREA from the coding sequence ATGGACATCGATTTCCGTATAGCTATCGTTTTAGCGCCAATTGCCGTTGCTGCAGGTTGGGCTGTTTTTAACATTGGTGCGGCTGCTTTACAACAAATTCAAACCTTTTTAAACAGAGAAGCCTAA
- a CDS encoding folylpolyglutamate synthase/dihydrofolate synthase family protein, with translation MDIDSLLEPFQHFGINLGLSRIVKLLANLGNPHDQVPVIHVAGTNGKGSVCAYISSVLTEAGYRTGRYTSPHLVDWTERLSLNEQHISSEQLCQLLLEVQGAIDPHEDSPTQFEVITAAAWLYFAQQQVDVAVMEVGLGGRLDATNVCSQPLVTIITSISREHWQQLGPTVGDIAREKAGILKFGCPAVVGPLPKDAEQVVRSRILELECPVFRPQTAVQISPGWAEYEQWGDGDPIKYALPLQGQIQLTNSALALAALEILQQKGWQISPADIINGIAKTKWPGRIQWITWKKHKLLIDGAHNPAGAQVLRDYVDTLDTPTVTWVMGMMANKDHADIFQALLRPAEKLFVVPVPDSNSAIPDELVKLAHNVCPKLSYCQSYPDLSSALETAFANTDNLVVLCGSLYLVGHFFATADTNSQKH, from the coding sequence GTGGATATTGACTCCTTACTCGAACCGTTTCAACACTTTGGGATCAATCTGGGACTGTCGCGGATTGTCAAATTGTTGGCAAATCTCGGTAATCCTCATGATCAAGTTCCGGTAATTCACGTTGCTGGTACTAATGGCAAAGGTTCTGTATGTGCTTATATTTCATCCGTACTTACGGAAGCTGGTTATCGCACAGGACGCTATACTTCTCCCCATTTAGTCGATTGGACTGAACGGTTATCTCTGAATGAGCAGCATATTTCATCTGAGCAATTGTGCCAATTATTACTAGAAGTTCAAGGGGCTATTGATCCTCATGAAGATAGTCCAACTCAGTTTGAAGTCATTACCGCAGCCGCTTGGTTATATTTTGCCCAGCAGCAGGTCGATGTGGCTGTGATGGAGGTGGGACTAGGAGGGCGATTGGATGCTACTAATGTATGTTCACAGCCTTTGGTGACAATAATTACTTCTATTAGCCGCGAACACTGGCAACAATTAGGCCCTACTGTGGGCGACATTGCTAGAGAAAAAGCAGGTATTCTCAAATTTGGATGTCCTGCTGTGGTCGGTCCATTGCCAAAAGATGCAGAACAAGTCGTGCGATCGCGCATTTTAGAATTAGAATGTCCGGTTTTTAGACCTCAAACCGCTGTGCAAATTTCCCCTGGATGGGCAGAATATGAACAATGGGGAGATGGTGATCCGATTAAATATGCTTTGCCATTACAGGGACAAATTCAGTTAACTAATTCAGCTTTGGCTTTAGCTGCTTTAGAAATTCTCCAACAAAAGGGTTGGCAAATTTCCCCAGCAGATATCATCAACGGTATAGCAAAAACCAAGTGGCCAGGTCGAATACAATGGATTACTTGGAAAAAACATAAATTATTAATAGATGGTGCCCATAATCCTGCTGGCGCCCAAGTTTTGCGCGATTATGTCGATACCTTAGATACGCCTACGGTAACTTGGGTGATGGGGATGATGGCAAATAAAGACCATGCGGACATTTTCCAAGCTTTACTGCGACCTGCAGAAAAATTGTTTGTTGTCCCAGTACCAGATTCTAATTCAGCAATTCCAGATGAATTAGTCAAGCTAGCTCATAATGTCTGTCCAAAATTAAGTTATTGTCAATCTTATCCTGATTTATCTTCAGCTTTAGAAACAGCTTTTGCTAATACAGATAATTTAGTTGTTTTGTGCGGTTCACTTTATTTAGTGGGGCATTTTTTTGCCACTGCTGATACCAATTCCCAAAAACATTAA
- a CDS encoding PilN domain-containing protein, with product MYSLEVNFLKDRPIYQPKPTKNLGIKFPTGDMTPVYLGVALGVCFPALVGGGWWFLQAKNGELEQKISQLEQESQQLDTQIGNIKKIQEETNQIKGETQSLITVFDQIRPWSAILQDLRDRIPGTVQIQNIKQIQPTAPVQGKPAPNPAGGIEVTGLARSFNDVNDFLLTLQQSPFLKSSDSKIMTATLVDAPLPPNAPTSNNGVVIKPPQVVNYTIKSSLSNVPATELIRELEQKGTVGLVTRLRSMPVTGVMQK from the coding sequence ATGTACAGTCTCGAAGTTAACTTTCTCAAAGACCGCCCAATTTACCAGCCGAAACCCACAAAAAATTTAGGCATCAAATTCCCCACTGGGGATATGACACCAGTTTATTTGGGAGTAGCCCTAGGGGTGTGTTTTCCAGCCTTGGTGGGCGGTGGTTGGTGGTTTTTACAAGCCAAGAATGGTGAATTAGAGCAAAAGATATCACAACTCGAACAAGAAAGCCAGCAATTAGATACACAAATCGGCAACATTAAGAAAATTCAGGAAGAGACCAACCAGATTAAAGGCGAAACACAGTCTTTAATTACGGTTTTTGACCAGATTCGCCCTTGGTCAGCGATTTTACAAGATTTGCGCGATCGCATCCCAGGGACAGTGCAAATTCAAAACATCAAGCAAATTCAGCCTACAGCCCCAGTACAAGGAAAGCCAGCACCCAATCCCGCAGGAGGAATAGAAGTTACCGGCTTGGCGCGTTCTTTTAACGATGTCAACGATTTCTTGCTTACCCTGCAACAATCTCCGTTTTTAAAGTCTTCAGACAGCAAAATTATGACTGCAACTCTAGTAGATGCACCATTACCACCCAATGCACCGACATCGAATAATGGTGTAGTCATTAAACCACCGCAAGTAGTCAACTACACCATTAAATCAAGTCTGAGTAATGTTCCAGCGACTGAGTTAATTCGGGAGTTAGAACAAAAAGGCACAGTAGGACTAGTGACTCGACTTCGCAGTATGCCAGTAACAGGAGTCATGCAAAAATGA
- a CDS encoding gamma carbonic anhydrase family protein: MSTASYWPSPDFSQAAFVATNAVVIGSVNIAAGASIWYGAVIRADVESIEIGECTNIQDGAILHGDPGFPTILEDHVTVGHRAVVHSAYIERGSLIGIGAVILNGVRVGSGSIIGAGAVVTKDIPPFSLVVGIPGKVLRQITEAEAAELIEHAERYQKLALVHAGKGTDIGFSPPR, translated from the coding sequence GTGTCTACCGCATCTTACTGGCCATCTCCCGATTTTTCTCAAGCAGCTTTCGTCGCCACGAATGCAGTTGTTATTGGTTCGGTCAACATAGCAGCAGGAGCTAGCATCTGGTATGGAGCCGTAATTAGGGCAGATGTAGAAAGCATTGAAATTGGCGAATGCACAAATATTCAAGATGGGGCTATTCTCCACGGCGACCCTGGCTTTCCCACCATTTTAGAAGATCATGTCACTGTCGGACACCGTGCGGTGGTACATTCTGCTTACATTGAACGGGGTAGTTTAATTGGCATTGGGGCAGTCATTTTAAATGGAGTTAGGGTGGGCAGTGGCAGTATTATTGGTGCTGGCGCAGTGGTGACAAAGGACATACCCCCATTCTCCCTGGTAGTGGGCATTCCTGGCAAAGTACTGCGCCAAATTACAGAAGCTGAAGCCGCAGAACTCATCGAACATGCTGAACGTTATCAAAAGTTAGCCTTGGTTCATGCGGGAAAGGGGACTGATATTGGCTTTAGCCCACCCCGGTGA
- a CDS encoding HU family DNA-binding protein: MNKGELVDAVAEKASVTKKQADAVLTAALETIIEAVSSGDKVTLVGFGSFESRERKAREGRNPKTNEKMEIPATKVPAFSAGKMFRERVAPPKS; encoded by the coding sequence ATGAACAAAGGTGAATTGGTTGATGCTGTAGCTGAAAAGGCTAGTGTGACTAAAAAGCAAGCTGATGCGGTTTTAACTGCTGCTTTGGAGACAATCATCGAAGCTGTGTCTTCTGGCGATAAAGTAACGCTGGTAGGATTTGGCTCCTTTGAATCACGGGAACGTAAAGCCCGTGAAGGTCGTAACCCCAAAACCAACGAAAAGATGGAAATTCCCGCTACCAAGGTTCCCGCATTCTCCGCTGGGAAGATGTTTAGAGAGCGGGTAGCACCCCCAAAATCCTAG
- a CDS encoding type II toxin-antitoxin system Phd/YefM family antitoxin, translated as MNYTSDRKKKSIVTNMKYLDIQESDVSLSSIINEITVNQSEVVITRNSLPIARIVPWQTTHTTKHYPLRGTPIIIARDFDEPMPELWQALAE; from the coding sequence ATGAACTACACTAGCGATAGGAAAAAAAAGAGCATAGTTACTAATATGAAATATCTCGACATACAGGAAAGTGATGTTTCACTTTCGTCCATCATAAATGAGATTACAGTCAATCAATCGGAAGTTGTAATTACTCGCAACAGCTTACCCATTGCCCGAATTGTCCCCTGGCAAACTACTCACACCACAAAGCATTACCCACTGAGGGGAACACCAATTATCATTGCTAGGGATTTTGATGAACCTATGCCTGAACTTTGGCAAGCATTAGCAGAATGA
- a CDS encoding type II toxin-antitoxin system VapC family toxin, protein MILLDTHVWLWLLHDPNQISEPAQAAIETEETQNGLLVSAISVWEIAVKSSLGKLVLPLPIDEWYQLAQSHSGVVIEPLSPIDAIASTQLPEDFHKDPADRILVAIARRYEIPIITCDAKILNYPHIKTIW, encoded by the coding sequence ATGATTTTACTTGATACGCATGTTTGGCTATGGTTGCTTCACGACCCCAATCAAATATCAGAACCTGCACAAGCTGCTATTGAGACAGAAGAAACCCAAAATGGTTTGTTAGTTTCAGCTATTTCTGTTTGGGAAATAGCTGTTAAATCCAGTCTAGGTAAATTAGTTCTGCCTTTGCCGATTGATGAATGGTATCAGTTAGCGCAGAGTCATTCCGGTGTGGTAATTGAACCGCTATCACCGATAGATGCGATCGCCAGTACCCAGTTACCAGAGGATTTTCACAAAGATCCAGCAGATAGAATTTTGGTAGCAATTGCACGACGCTATGAAATTCCAATTATTACTTGCGATGCCAAGATTTTAAATTACCCCCATATCAAAACGATCTGGTAA
- a CDS encoding pilus assembly protein PilO: MTISEDLNFAEQAGEFNLETPAYPVLFGISFTPKIIGIIAGVLGITGALFLLLNMVMPAWDNYQQQQTKSNDLQGQLDQKKASIKKIVQVKAALEEAKQQKIQVLGLFSNEKTLDTLLLDLNRLVESGNSQVLGNGVRAKLKKFVPNTNEAEVINDGSLGVEVNGKLKRSSTNIEIIGTYEQTQAIMRNIERLQPLLIVKDYQSTLAPPEPISPSQKMMIRRGSAAISTSFQLQALMPLTPEEIAAVQAAAPKKK; the protein is encoded by the coding sequence ATGACGATCAGTGAGGATTTAAATTTTGCCGAGCAAGCTGGGGAGTTTAATTTAGAAACACCAGCCTACCCTGTTCTCTTTGGAATTAGCTTCACACCCAAAATTATCGGCATCATAGCCGGAGTTTTAGGCATTACCGGAGCCTTGTTTCTGTTGTTAAATATGGTCATGCCTGCTTGGGATAATTATCAACAGCAGCAAACAAAAAGTAACGACCTACAAGGACAACTTGATCAGAAAAAAGCCAGTATCAAAAAAATTGTTCAGGTAAAAGCAGCCCTAGAAGAGGCAAAACAGCAAAAGATTCAGGTGTTAGGTTTATTTTCTAACGAGAAAACCTTAGATACATTACTTTTAGATCTAAATCGCTTAGTTGAATCGGGCAATTCTCAAGTTCTTGGCAATGGAGTCAGAGCCAAACTCAAGAAATTTGTCCCCAATACAAACGAAGCAGAAGTGATTAATGATGGCAGTCTGGGGGTAGAGGTAAACGGCAAGTTGAAACGTAGCAGTACCAATATTGAAATTATCGGCACTTATGAACAGACACAGGCAATTATGCGTAATATCGAGCGGTTACAGCCTTTATTGATAGTTAAAGACTATCAATCCACATTGGCACCACCAGAGCCGATATCACCATCACAGAAGATGATGATTAGGCGTGGTTCTGCAGCAATTTCTACATCCTTCCAGTTACAAGCATTAATGCCACTTACTCCTGAAGAAATAGCAGCGGTACAAGCTGCAGCACCTAAGAAGAAATAG